One genomic region from Nymphaea colorata isolate Beijing-Zhang1983 chromosome 12, ASM883128v2, whole genome shotgun sequence encodes:
- the LOC116265852 gene encoding SH3 domain-containing protein 2-like yields the protein MDAIRKQASKLREQVAKQQQAVLRQFASHVGNDGVFADELELQRHEQLERLYTTTRAAKHFQRDIVRGVEGIIAMSLKQMEIAMKLADDCTRYSHENQNPGSATLAGAALQFGTSHSTIEKERENLLRTLGVQVSDPLRAMVMSAPLQDARHLTQRYDRIWQDVDAQAAEVLRRQMKLRDSGTNTDSTVKVQHAESRLEELRSTLSALGKEAIAAMMSVEAQQQRVTFQRLLTMVEAEQAFHQTVADILNNLRTEMLAENQHTDSAAEIEGPSTGAYITPPPPGDAKPNGSHESQEATSASTPTDVFVSPPSVDNVASPVVYDATPPVVDEAMPSTNDAKVNGSVDQVTATQNGPYYIAEAIQSFDAQDEDELTLSVGDYVVVRQVSPAGWSEGECKGKAGWFPSVYVQRREKAPASKIADVSSSP from the exons ATGGATGCCATAAGAAAGCAGGCCAGCAAGCTAAGAGAGCAAGTTGCCAAGCAACAGCAG GCAGTTTTAAGGCAATTTGCAAGCCATGTTGGTAATGATGGCGTTTTTGCTGATGAACTTGAGCTTCAGCGCCATGAACAGCTTGAAAGACTTTATACAACAACAAGAGCTGCAAAG CATTTTCAGAGGGATATAGTACGGGGTGTGGAGGGGATTATCGCTATGAGTTTAAAGCAAATGGAAATAG CAATGAAACTGGCGGATGACTGTACAAGATATTCACATGAGAACCAGAACCCTGGCAGTGCCACCCTTGCAGGAGCTGCTCTACAATTTGGAACTTCTCATAGTACgattgaaaaagagagagagaacctgctgAGGACACTTGGAGTTCAG GTATCTGATCCATTGCGTGCAATGGTGATGAGTGCTCCTCTGCAGGATGCACGCCACTTAACCCAGCGATATGATAGAATCTGGCAGGATGTTGATGCTCAG GCAGCTGAAGTTCTACGGCGCCAAATGAAGTTGAGAGATTCTGGTACAAATACAGACAGCACAGTGAAAGTCCAACATGCAGAATCTAGGCTAGAAGAGCTCAGATCTACATTGTCAGCATTAGGAAAAGAAGCCATTGCTGCCATGATGTCTGTTGAAGCTCAACAACAACGGGTTACTTTTCAACGATTGTTGACCATG GTTGAGGCTGAGCAGGCTTTTCATCAAACTGTTGCCGACATTCTTAATAATCTGCGTACTGAG ATGCTGGCAGAAAATCAGCACACTGATTCTGCTGCAGAAATAGAAGGTCCATCCACAGGTGCTTATATTACCCCACCTCCACCTGGTGATGCTAAGCCCAACGGTTCCCATGAATCACAAGAAGCAACCTCAGCAAGTACTCCAACAGATGTTTTTGTCTCACCTCCTTCAGTTGATAATGTTGCATCTCCTGTGGTTTATGATGCTACACCTCCTGTGGTTGATGAAGCCATGCCTTCTACTAATGATGCTAAAGTCAATGGTTCTGTTGATCAGGTCACAGCTACTCAAAATGGTCCATATTATATAGCAGAG GCTATACAATCTTTTGATGCTCAGGATGAGGACGAACTTACTCTTTCTGTGGGGGACTATGTTGTGGTTCGCCAG GTTTCACCTGCTGGATGGTCTGAGGGTGAGTGCAAGGGGAAGGCTGGTTGGTTTCCTTCAGTTTATGTGCAAAGGCGGGAGAAAGCTCCAGCAAGTAAAATTGCTGATGTTAGCTCTTCACCATAA